One part of the Mya arenaria isolate MELC-2E11 chromosome 3, ASM2691426v1 genome encodes these proteins:
- the LOC128227883 gene encoding beta-1,3-galactosyltransferase 5-like, translated as MCSNNIISEEDQDKIREFLLANDFLYDKHRDQWRDTQSRERKWEELSELIGRDAKDIKQWYQSTRSKLSEIKNKKVTPSGSGFEVEGVTDKARRLWERFQFLLPHFSSVFISDYSTSMKKILYVYGVLILWVFVLSLLLITKKGFIADHSFQSQSSITYNENIINDSRRDRISYKNIDLEISFIFEPTEICKWNPHWIIFIHSAPKNTLQRNAVRTTWGKDCFNSSSHNISCVFVVGTTLDNNNSISELKSEISYFKDVIVVNISDTYANLTYKTMAGLRWTDLNCQSARFVMKTDDDMFVNTELLQASASKYNSSHFIGGRCWGPAEPIRNKQSKWFVSIEQYNRTHYPVFCSGSGYIISKDLIPKLLNISAKIPFLYLEDVYIGLCVNALGYTPKNLNGFNNGAVKMSKCNYSKSVITAHGFNPTRFWHEWEDIQQCRNGSV; from the exons ATGTGTTCGAACAA TATCATCTCCGAGGAAGATCAGGACAAGATTCGTGAGTTCTTGTTAGCCAATGACTTCCTGTACGACAAACACAGAGACCAATGGAGGGATACACAATCCAGGGAGAGGAAGTGGGAGGAGCTGAGCGAACTTATAGGCCGTGATGCCAAGGATATCAAACAGTGGTATCAGTCCACAAGGTCCAAGCTGAGTGAAATCAAGAACAAGAAGGTCACTCCATCTGGGAGTGGTTTTGAAGTAGAAGGAGTCACTGACAAGGCCAGGAGACTGTGGGAACGTTTCCAGTTTCTGCTTCCGCAC TTTTCAAGTGTATTCATATCAGATTACAGCACAAGTATGAAGAAGATACTATACGTGTACGGCGTACTAATTTTGTGGGTATTTGTGTTGAGCTTACTTTTGATAACAAAGAAAGGTTTCATTGCTGATCACTCATTTCAGTCACAAAGTTCAATAACgtacaatgaaaacataataaacgaCAGCAGACGAGACAGAATATCCTACAAAAACATTGACTTAGAGATCTCATTCATATTCGAACCTACTGAAATATGTAAATGGAACCCACACTGGATAATATTCATACATTCAGCTCCAAAAAATACTTTACAAAGAAACGCTGTTCGGACGACATGGGGCAAGGACTGTTTCAACTCTTCAAGTCACAATATCAGCTGTGTTTTCGTGGTTGGGACGACACTTGATAATAACAACTCAATCAGTGAACTAAAATCTGAAATAAGTTATTTCAAAgatgttattgttgttaacaTATCTGATACGTATGCAAACTTGACTTATAAAACAATGGCAGGGTTGAGGTGGACTGATTTAAATTGTCAAAGTGCACGTTTTGTTATGAAAACAGACGATGATATGTTTGTGAATACAGAGTTACTGCAAGCATCTGCTTCCAAATATAATTCTTCGCATTTTATCGGTGGTCGCTGTTGGGGCCCGGCAGAACCAATACGTAACAAACAATCTAAATGGTTTGTAAGTATTGAACAATACAACCGGACGCATTATCCAGTATTTTGCAGTGGATCAGGATATATCATATCTAAAGACTTAATTCCAAAACTTTTGAATATATCTGCAAAGATTCCTTTTCTTTATTTAGAGGACGTTTATATTGGGCTGTGTGTTAACGCATTAGGTTACACGCCTAAAAACTTAAATGGATTTAATAATGGAGCGGTAAAAATGTCGAAATGCAACTATTCTAAATCAGTCATAACAGCGCACGGATTTAATCCAACAAGATTTTGGCACGAATGGGAAGATATTCAACAGTGTAGGAATGGATCTGTTTAA